Genomic segment of Thermoanaerobaculia bacterium:
AGACACCCATGGCCCTGAATTTATCATACCGGCCCTTAAGGAGTGTATCGATGTCCATGGCCATGAGAGTGTCCAGTTCCGCCAGCCATCGCTCCTTCATGGTGGCAGCCATCTGCTGCCAGTCCCGGTGAGCGCCCCCAAGGGGCTCAGGAAGAATGTCGTCAATCAGTTTCATCTCCAGAAGATGCTTCGCGGTCAATCCAAGGTTGGCGGCCGCCTCCTCCACGAATTTAGGTTCTGCGGCACGCCAGAGTATGGAAGCGCACCCTTCCGGTGATATAACCGAATAGATACTGTGTTCGAGCATGAAGACCCGGTCCCCCACGGCAATGCCCAGCGCGCCGCCTGATCCTCCCTCCCCCGTCACCGTGACAATGACGGGGACCCTCAGGCGGCTCATTTCCAGAATATTGACGGCAATGGCTTCCGCCTGCCCCCGCTCTTCCGCGCCGATACCCGGATAGGCTCCAGGCGTATCCACCAGGGTCAGGATGGGAATCTGGAACGACTCCGCCAGTTTCATGATCCGCAAGGCTTTCCGATAGCCTTCCGGATGGGCCATACCGAAATTTCGGCGGATCTTGTCTTTGGTATCTCGACCCTTTTGATGGCCGATGATGGCCACGCGATGGGGCCCGAGGAATCCCAGTCCCGTTACCAGGGCAGGATCATCACTGAAGTGACGATCCCCGTGCAGTTCCTGAAAACCGTCAATCAGAAGTTCAACATAGTCCAGGGTGTAGGGACGCTGGGGGTGACGGGCCAGCAAGGTTTTCTGCCAGGGAGTCAGTTTTTCGAAAACAGCCCGGGTCTGCCGGGTGAGCTTTGATTTAAATTTCGCGATCTCTTCCTTTCGTGAGGCGGTGGAGGGAAGAGAGTTCAATTCGTCAATCTTTTTTCGAAGATCGTCCAGTTCCTTCTCAAAATCCATGCGCGTATCATAGCAAATAATGGGAGCCGGGTCACCCTGGCCGTTGTCAGAGGCCCCCCACGGCGGATCTTGCCTTTCCCGCCGGTTTTCTATATTGTACGGGGAGAATGGAGAAAGTGCAGAAATCCAGGGAAACCTGTATTACCGTTGCGATCCTGTTGCCTGATCGTCAGGAAGATGAAGTATCTGAGCATCTGGATGAGCTGGAAGATCTGATCGATACGGCAGGGGCCGAAGTCATCGCCCGCGTGATACAACGGA
This window contains:
- a CDS encoding acetyl-CoA carboxylase carboxyltransferase subunit alpha codes for the protein MDFEKELDDLRKKIDELNSLPSTASRKEEIAKFKSKLTRQTRAVFEKLTPWQKTLLARHPQRPYTLDYVELLIDGFQELHGDRHFSDDPALVTGLGFLGPHRVAIIGHQKGRDTKDKIRRNFGMAHPEGYRKALRIMKLAESFQIPILTLVDTPGAYPGIGAEERGQAEAIAVNILEMSRLRVPVIVTVTGEGGSGGALGIAVGDRVFMLEHSIYSVISPEGCASILWRAAEPKFVEEAAANLGLTAKHLLEMKLIDDILPEPLGGAHRDWQQMAATMKERWLAELDTLMAMDIDTLLKGRYDKFRAMGVYAGR